One stretch of Prunus persica cultivar Lovell chromosome G1, Prunus_persica_NCBIv2, whole genome shotgun sequence DNA includes these proteins:
- the LOC18793197 gene encoding galacturonokinase isoform X1, translated as MGEWSWPSEAQLNGIRQTVSEMAGRGIEDVRVVVSPYRICPLGAHIDHQGGTVSAMTINKGILLGFVPSGDTQVILRSGQFKGEARFRVDEVQCPRKNANDGSEIEIDEESDWGSYARGALYALQSGQNSLVQGIIGYIIGPEGMDSSGLSSSAAVGVAYLMALETANNLAVSPEENIEYDRLIENEFWGLRNGILDQSAILLSSYGCLLCMNCKTKEHKLIHPPKLGENHETEWQKAYKILLAFSGLKHNLTVNPGYNRRVAECQEAAAVLLHASGDGAAEPLLSNVEPEAYQTHKHILEPNLAKRAEHYFSENMRVSKGFEAWASGRFEDFGTLISESGLSSIQNYECGSEPLIQLRQILLRAPGVFGARFSGAGFRGCCVALVDTDHAAEAATFVSEEYNKVQPELASLLNPDTAVMICEAGDCARVI; from the exons ATGGGTGAGTGGTCTTGGCCTTCTGAAGCTCAG TTAAATGGAATTAGGCAGACAGTTTCAGAAATGGCTGGGAGAGGTATCGAAGACGTTCGGGTTGTAGTTTCTCCTTATCGAATTTGTCCATTAGGAGCTCATATTGATCACCAG GGAGGGACTGTATCAGCTATGACAATTAATAAGGGAATACTTCTAGGTTTTGTTCCTTCCGGTGACACTCAG GTTATACTGCGTTCAGGACAGTTTAAAGGTGAAGCTAGGTTCAG AGTTGATGAAGTTCAATGCCCTAGGAAGAATGCAAATGATGGTTCCGAAATAGAAATAGATGAAGAAAGCGATTGGGGAAGTTATGCAAGAGGAGCCCTCTATGCATTACAGAGTGGGCAGAACTCTCTTGTCCAG GGTATCATAGGATATATAATAGGTCCTGAAGGTATGGACAGTTCAGGCCTGAGCTCCTCTGCTGCC GTTGGCGTAGCTTACCTAATGGCTTTGGAAACTGCAAATAACTTAGCTGTGTCCCCTGAAGAGAATATTGAGTATGATCG GCTGATTGAAAATGAATTTTGGGGCCTGCGAAATGGGATATTGGATCAATCAGCCATATTGCTTTCAAGCTATGGTTGTCTATTGTGCATGAACTGCAAG ACTAAAGAACATAAGCTTATACACCCACCAAAACTGGGAGAGAACCACGAGACTGAGTGGCAGAAAGCATACAAAATATTATTGGCATTTTCAGGCTTGAAGCATAATTTGACTGTAAATCCTGGATATAATCGTCGAGTTGCAGAGTGTCAAGAGGCCGCGGCAGTTCTTTTGCA TGCATCCGGAGATGGTGCAGCAGAGCCACTCCTATCTAATG TTGAGCCAGAAGCTTATCAAACTCACAAG CACATATTAGAACCTAATTTAGCCAAGAGAGCAGAGCATTATTTCTCAGAAAATATGCGGGTTAGCAAAG GATTCGAAGCTTGGGCTTCAGGCAGGTTCGAAGATTTTGGAACGCTCATTTCAGAATCTGGCCTAAGTTCTATTCAGAACTATGAATGCG GTTCTGAACCACTGATACAATTGCGCCAGATCCTTCTAAGGGCTCCTGGCGTATTTGGAGCACGGTTCAGTGGTGCAGGATTTAGAGGGTGCTGTGTTGCACTGGTAGATACTGATCATGCAGCTGAAGCTGCAACATTTGTCAGCGAAGAGTACAACAAGGTCCAACCTGAGTTGGCAAGCCTGTTAAACCCAGACACAGCGGTTATGATATGCGAGGCTGGTGACTGTGCCCGTGTTATTTGA
- the LOC18793197 gene encoding galacturonokinase isoform X2: MGEWSWPSEAQLNGIRQTVSEMAGRGIEDVRVVVSPYRICPLGAHIDHQGGTVSAMTINKGILLGFVPSGDTQVILRSGQFKGEARFRVDEVQCPRKNANDGSEIEIDEESDWGSYARGALYALQSGQNSLVQGIIGYIIGPEGMDSSGLSSSAAVGVAYLMALETANNLAVSPEENIEYDRLIENEFWGLRNGILDQSAILLSSYGCLLCMNCKTKEHKLIHPPKLGENHETEWQKAYKILLAFSGLKHNLTVNPGYNRRVAECQEAAAVLLHASGDGAAEPLLSNVEPEAYQTHKHILEPNLAKRAEHYFSENMRVSKGFEAWASGRFEDFGTLISESGLSSIQNYECDPSKGSWRIWSTVQWCRI, translated from the exons ATGGGTGAGTGGTCTTGGCCTTCTGAAGCTCAG TTAAATGGAATTAGGCAGACAGTTTCAGAAATGGCTGGGAGAGGTATCGAAGACGTTCGGGTTGTAGTTTCTCCTTATCGAATTTGTCCATTAGGAGCTCATATTGATCACCAG GGAGGGACTGTATCAGCTATGACAATTAATAAGGGAATACTTCTAGGTTTTGTTCCTTCCGGTGACACTCAG GTTATACTGCGTTCAGGACAGTTTAAAGGTGAAGCTAGGTTCAG AGTTGATGAAGTTCAATGCCCTAGGAAGAATGCAAATGATGGTTCCGAAATAGAAATAGATGAAGAAAGCGATTGGGGAAGTTATGCAAGAGGAGCCCTCTATGCATTACAGAGTGGGCAGAACTCTCTTGTCCAG GGTATCATAGGATATATAATAGGTCCTGAAGGTATGGACAGTTCAGGCCTGAGCTCCTCTGCTGCC GTTGGCGTAGCTTACCTAATGGCTTTGGAAACTGCAAATAACTTAGCTGTGTCCCCTGAAGAGAATATTGAGTATGATCG GCTGATTGAAAATGAATTTTGGGGCCTGCGAAATGGGATATTGGATCAATCAGCCATATTGCTTTCAAGCTATGGTTGTCTATTGTGCATGAACTGCAAG ACTAAAGAACATAAGCTTATACACCCACCAAAACTGGGAGAGAACCACGAGACTGAGTGGCAGAAAGCATACAAAATATTATTGGCATTTTCAGGCTTGAAGCATAATTTGACTGTAAATCCTGGATATAATCGTCGAGTTGCAGAGTGTCAAGAGGCCGCGGCAGTTCTTTTGCA TGCATCCGGAGATGGTGCAGCAGAGCCACTCCTATCTAATG TTGAGCCAGAAGCTTATCAAACTCACAAG CACATATTAGAACCTAATTTAGCCAAGAGAGCAGAGCATTATTTCTCAGAAAATATGCGGGTTAGCAAAG GATTCGAAGCTTGGGCTTCAGGCAGGTTCGAAGATTTTGGAACGCTCATTTCAGAATCTGGCCTAAGTTCTATTCAGAACTATGAATGCG ATCCTTCTAAGGGCTCCTGGCGTATTTGGAGCACGGTTCAGTGGTGCAGGATTTAG